GCTGTGGCTGCTGTCGGAACTGTTCGAGAACCTTCCCGAGGTCGGCGACCTCGACAAGCCCAAGCTGGTGTTCGTCTTCGACGAGGCCCACCTGCTGTTCGACGACGCCCCGCCGGCATTGCAGCAGCGCGTCGAACAGGTGGTGCGCCTGATCCGCTCCAAGGGCGTGGGCGTGTACTTCTGTTCGCAGTTTCCCGATGACGTGCCCGACAACATCCTCGGCCAGCTCGGCAATCGCGTGCAGCATGCGCTGCGGGCGTTCACGCCGCGCGACCAGAAGGCGGTGAAGACCGCGGCGCAGACCTTCGTCGCCAATCCGGCGCTGGACGTGGCCGAAACCATCTCCCAGCTCGGCACCGGCGAGGCGCTGGTGTCCACGCTGCAGGAGAAAGGCGTGCCCATGCCGGTCGAAAAGACCCTGGTGGCGCCGCCGCGTTGCCGGATGGGGGCGATCACCGAAGCCGAACGCGCACAGGTTCGCGCCGGCAGTCCGGTCGGGCCCAAGTACGACACCCGCATCGACCGCGACTCGGCCGCCGAGGTGCTGGCGCAGAAGGCAACCGCCGCGGCCGAACAGGCCAAGGCGCCACCGGCGCGCACGCGCGAGCAGGACGATGCCGACGAAGGCGGTTTCAGCCAGTCGGTGAAGGATGCGGTGTTCGGCACCAAGCGCCGCCAGGGCATGGTCGAGACGATGGCCAAGCAGACCGCGCGAACGGTCGGCAACCAGATCGGCCAGCAGATCCTGCGCGGCCTGCTGGGCGGGATCTTCGGGGGCAAGAGTCGGCGCTGACGGGTGGTCCGCTACTGACGCCCGCTGTCCGCCCGTCCCACTGCGCCACGTTGTCTCCTGCGCGCGCCAGGATCGGGGAACTGCGCCGTGCGTGTCGACATCACGGCCGGAGGCGCCGACACGCCCCCGCTCCGGCCGCTGCGCCCGTGAGGCGCCTGGAGACTTCCATGTCACGCACCCCGCTGTTGCTGCTCACCCTGGCCTGCGCCTCAGCCATGGCCCTGGCGTTCCCGGTCCGCGCCCAGCAAACCAGCCGCGCCGTCGTCGCGATCTACCATGTCGCCCCCGGCAAGCAGCTCGAATTCCTCAAATGGATGGCCGCGCGCGAAGCCATCGACCGCGAGGCCGGTGTCGGCGCCACGCAGTGGTATGCCCACCTCAACGGCGACAGCTGGGACTACGTCGCGATCTCGCCCGACGTCGACGACGCCACTTCCGACAAGGTCGACGAAATGGCGCGCAAGAAGGGACTCAGGGTCGGACCGCAGGGTGGACTGGAATTCCGCGCGATGGTCGCCTCGCACACCGACACCCTCGCCGCCGGCCCGATGTCGGCCGCACAGCTGGTCGAACGCGCCGGCAAACCCTGATCGAACGCCCGGCGGCGGTGCGTGCCGCTGCCGGGACGTTCATCGCGTGCGTTCGCCTGCCGCCGTCGCAGCGTACTTGAGCCGCGTGGGCGGCTCTGCGATAACGGTCGCCCGCCCCCACTGACTCGACGATGTCCCGCTGGCGTCCCCCTGCCGAGAAAAGCACCGCCCTGATCACCCGTGGCGGGCACGATCGCCTCAAGTCCGAGCTCGATGAGCTGTGGCGCATCAAGCGTCCGGAGGTGGTCAAGGCGCTGGCGGCGGCCGCCGCCGAGGGCGACCGCTCCGAGAACGCCGAGTACACATATAGAAAGAAGCAGCTCGGCGAGATCGACCGGCGCGTGCGCTACCTGAGCAAGCGCCTGCCCTCGCTGCGCATCGTCGATACCGTGCCGACCGATCCGGAAGCGGTGTTCTTCGGCGCGCGCGTGGAAGTGGAAAACGTCGCCAGCGGCGAAAGCCAGCGCTATCGCATCGTCGGCCCGGACGAGACCGATGCGCGTGCAGGCTGGATCAGCATCGATTCGCCACTGGCGCGGGCGATGCTCAAGAAGCGGCTCGACGACGAATTCGAAGCGATGCTGCCCGGCGGCGCCGCGCGTTTCGTCATCGTCGACGTCGGGTACGGTGATGACGCCGGCTGAGCCGGTCGTCCTGCGCCAGGCCACGGTCGCGGATGCCACCGCGATCAGCGCGCTCGTCTGCGATCTGACGCAGCGCTGGATCGCGGCGGACTGCACGCCTGACGGCGCGGCGAGGCTGCTGCAGATGCTCGCGCCCGGGCCCACGGCCACACGGCTGGGTGAGGGCTATCGCTATGTCGTGGCGCAGCGCGGCCAGTCCCTGGTCGGCGTTGCCGCGTTGCGGCTGCCTGCTCATCTGTTCCATCTTTTCGTCGCCGATGACGCCCAGCGACAGGGCCTGGCCCGGCGGATGTGGCGAACCGTGCAGGCGTGGGTGGACGGACCGTCGCCGATCACGGTCAACGCTTCCCGGCATGCGCTTGCGGTCTACCGCAAGTTCGGATTCGAGGCGATCGCCGGGGAAGTCAGCGAGCACGGCATCGTGTTCACGCCGATGGAGTGGAGACCCGACGGCGAAGTGTGATGCCTGTCACCTCCGGGGCACACGAGACTATTTCGCGTTGACGCAGTTTTAACATTTCCCCTACCGTCCCCTCGCCTTGCGGTGCTGCTGCGCCGGAGGGTCATCTCTCAAGGGGAGTTTCAAAAATGGGGAAGTTCAAGATCCTGGTCCTGGCGCTCGCCATGGCCGGTGCAAGCACTGCCGCGTCGGCTGCCGAGGGGTCGGGAGTCTATGTGCGTGGTGAAGTCGGCAATTCCACGCTGTATGTCGATGGCGACTCCGCTGTCGATACCGCGATGAACGGCTGGCTCGGTTACAGCTTCAACTCGCTGATCGGTGTCGAGGCCCATTACGGCTCGCTCGGCAAGGACAGCGACCAGGGCTCGACCATCGAAATGAACGCAACCGGCATCGGCCTGCGCCTGAAGCACGAGTTCGCCGGCGGCGGTTACTACATCGCCGGTCGCGCGGGCATGGAGCGCGTCGAAAGCCAGTTCACCGACAACAGCTTCGGCGTCCATCTCACCGAAGAAGACGACAACCCGTACGCCGGCCTGGGCATGGGCTACAACGTCAACCAGAACTTCGCCCTGACCGCTTACTGGGACACGCGCACCGTGCCGTTCTTCGTCGATGACGAACGCGTCGATACGCTGACGGTCGGCGGCGAATACCGCTTCTGATCGAATCGCCGGCAACGGCTGGCGGACCCGGCAATGGCCACCTTCGGGTGGCCATTGTCGTTTTGCGACTCAGTCTGCGACTCAGTCGTCGAAGGCGACTTCGCCGAACAGGTCGTGCTCGTCGCTGCCCATGATCTCGACGTCGACGAACTCGCCCGGTTTGAGGCCGGCCATGAAGCCGTTCTGGATCTGCACCAGGCCATCGATCTCCGGCGCGTCGGCCATCGAGCGCGCGATCGCCAGTTCGCCGTCGAGCGCATCGACCAGGCAGCGCTGGGTGGTGCCGACCTTGGCCTCGAGCTTGGCCGCGGAAATCTCCGCCTGCCGCTCCATGAAGCGCGCCAGGCGCTCGGCCTTGACCTCTTCCGGCACCGGATCGGGCAGCGCGTTGGCGCTGGCGCCCTCGACCGGCGAATAGGCGAACGCGCCGACGCGGTCGAGCTGGGCTTCGTCGAGGAAGTCGAGCAGCTCTTCGAACTCGGCCTCGGTCTCGCCGGGGAAACCGACGATGAAGGTCGAGCGGATGGTGATGTCCGGTGCGATCGCGCGCCAGCGCTGGATGCGCTCCAGCGTCTTGTCGACCGCGCCCGGGCGCTTCATCAGCTTGAGCACGCGCGGGCTGGCGTGCTGGAACGGGATGTCCAGGTACGGCAGCAGCTTGCGCATGCCGTTGGCGCCGGTTTCGGCCATCAGCGGGATGATGTCGTCGACGTGCGGGTACGGATACACATAGTGCAGTCGGGTCCAGATGCCCAGCTCGCTCAGCCCCTCGCACAGCGCCTTCATCCGCGTCTGGTAGGACTTGCCGCGCCACTCGTGCTGCGCGTACTTGACGTCGACGCCGTAGGCCGAAGTGTCCTGCGAGATCACCAGCAATTCCTTGACCCCGCCCATCGCCAGCTTTTCGGCTTCGCGCAGCACCTGGTCGACCGGACGGCTGACCAGGTCGCCGCGCATCGATGGGATGATGCAGAAGCTGCAACGGTGATTGCAGCCTTCGGAGATCTTCAGGTAGGCGTAGTGCTTGGGCGTGAGCTTGATGCCGGTGTCGGGGACCAGATCGAGGAACGGATCGTGCTTGGGCGGCAGTGCGGCATGCACCGCGCTCATCACGCTGCCGTAGTCCTGCGGCCCGCTGATCGACAGTACGCCCGGGTGCGCCTCGCGGATCTGCTCGGGCTTCTTGCCCAGGCAGCCGGTGACGATCACCTTGCCGTTCTCGGCGATCGCCTCGCCGATCGCATCCAGCGACTCGGTCACGGCCGAGTCGATGAAGCCGCAGGTGTTGACCACGACCACGTCGGCATCGTCGTAGGTCTGGACGATGTCGTAGCCCTCCACGCGCAACTGGGTGAGGATGCGTTCGGAATCGACCAGCGCCTTGGGGCAACCGAGGCTGACGAAACCGACTTTGGGATTGGCTAGGGACATTAAGAGAACCGGGCTTGTCGAGTTGCAGTCGCGCCCAGCGCAGCGAGCGACCTGCTGGCCACGCATTCGGCGGCTACGGCAGGTCCCTCGCTGCGCTGGGACGACAGGATGGCTGCGGATTATAGCGCCGGCGCTAGAATCAGCCTGCCCCCGATGGTGAATGACGCCGTGAACCTGAATACGCCGGTCATTCCCGCCAACTGAATGGATCTCTCCCCATGGCCCACTGGATCGATCTGGACACCCCGCATGGCCCGGTCAGGGCCTGGCGCGCCGAACCGACCGGCCCCTCGAAGGGCGCGGTGATCGTGTTGCAGGAGATTTTCGGCGCCAACGCCCACATCCGCAGCGTCGCCGAGCGCTTCGCCGCGGCAGGCTTCGTCGCCCTTGCCCCGTCGCTGTACGACCCGGTGGCGCCCGGCGCCGAGCTGGATTACGACGAGGCCGGTACGCAGCGCGGTGCTGCCCTGCGCAACGAACTGGGATTCGACCGCGCGGTCGACATCATCAGCGAGGCGGCCGATGAGCTGCACCGCGAGGGACTGCGCGTCGGCGTGGTCGGATTCTGCTGGGGCGGCAGCCTGGCGTTCCTGGCCAACACGCGCCTGGGACTGCCGGCGGTGTCTTATTACGGCGCGCGCACGGTGCCCTTCCTCGACGAACCGTTGCGTGCGCGGATGATGTTCCACTTCGGCGAAAACGACAGCAGCATCCCGGCCGAGGTGATCGAGCAGCATCGCAGCAAGCAGCCCGGCGCGGTCGTATACGTCTATGCCGGCGCCGGGCATGCTTTCAATCGCGACGTCGACAACCACGTCCACGACCCTGCCAGCGCCGAACTGGCCTGGCGTCGCACCCTCGATTTCCTGGCGGAGAACCTGCGATGAATCGCTCTGGTAACCCGGGCGCCTGGCAGCTGCATGCGCAGCTGGCCGAGGACACGCATCCGGTCGCCCATTTCGCCCTGAGCGAACTGCGGCTGATGGACGATGCAAACCACCCCTGGCTGATCCTGATCCCGCGCGTGGTCGACGCGGTCGAGCTGGTCGACCTCGACGAGGCGCAGCAGGCCACGCTGATGGGCGAGATCAGCGCTGCCAGCCGTGCACTGCAGGTGCAGTTCAAGCCGCAGAAGATCAACGTCGCCGCGCTCGGCAACGTCGTGCCGCAACTGCACGTCCATGTCATCGCACGGTTCCATGACGACATCGCCTGGCCGCGGCCGGTCTGGGGCACCGCCAGCGCCCAGGCCTATACGCCCGAAGCGCTGGTGGCGCGCATCCAGCAACTGCAGGGCGCCCTGCCGCAGTGAACGATTCGTTCGTCTGCGACATCGAAGCGCTCGCAGACGACGCCTGGCTGCTTCGCTTTGGCGACCGGCTCGACCCGCAGCTCAATGACCGCGTGCATGCGATTGCACGCCGGCTGGGCGAACACAGGCCGCATTGGCTGCGCGGGCTGGTGCCGGCGTTCGCCAGCCTGGGCGTGTTCTTCGATCCGGCTGCCGATCCGGCGCGGATCCACGAGGAGTTGCTGGCATTGCTCGCGCTGGACGAGGCACCGGTGGTTGGTACGAGCGCGCAGGCATCGCGGACGGTCGAGATTCCCGTGGTCTACGGCGGGGAGTTCGGCCCGGACCTGGAAACCGCGGCGGCAGAGCTGCAGCTGACGCCGCAGCAACTGATCGCGCGCCATTCCGGCGGCGAATACACAGTGGCGATGATCGGCTTCGCACCTGGCTTCCCCTATCTGGCGGGGCTGGATCCGGCGCTGGCGCTACCACGCCTGGCGACGCCGCGGGCCCGCGTGGCGGCCGGCAGCGTCGCCATCGGCGGCGCCCAGACCGGCATCTACCCGCGCGAGAGCCCGGGCGGCTGGCGCCTGCTCGGGCGCACGCCGAAGGTACTGTTCGATCCCGCGCGGGCGACGCCCTCGTTGCTGCTGCCGGGCGATCGGGTGCGCTTCGTCGCCATCCAGGCAGGGCGTTTCGCGGACGCAGGCCAATGAGAAGATCCCGCCCTGGCCTGCGCGTGCTGCGCCCGGGCTTGCTCACCACCGTGCAGGACCTTGGCCGCACGGATTGGCGTCACCTCGGCGTTGCCCACGCCGGAGCGCTCGACAGCGACGCGGCGCGACTGGGCAATCGCCTGGTCGGCAACCGCGCCGGTGCCGCCGTGCTGGAACTGACCCTGCACGGCCCGACGCTGCAGCTGGAAGCACCCATGCGCATCGCCCTGACCGGCGCCGCGGTATCGGCGCACTTCGACGGCGAACCGGTTCCCTGCGGTCGCCCGGTGCTGCTGCCGGCAGGCACGCTCGACCTCGGCGCGATCCGTGGCGGCGCCCGCGCATGGCTGGCGATTGCCGGTGGCATCGACGTGCCCGACGTGCTCGGAAGCCGCAGCACCGACCTGCGCGGCGGCTTCGGCGGCCTGGACGGACGCGCGCTGCGCAGTGGCGACAGGCTGGCGCTGGGCGACGCCCCTGCGGCCGAATGCACGCGCCTGCAAACCGTGCGCTGGTGGATCGACCCCGGTCACGACGAAGACCCGCGCGCGCCGATCCACTACCTGCCTTCGACGCACGCCTGGTCAGCGCCGCTGGCGCGACGCGCTTGGAAGGTCAGCGCCAGCAGCAACCGCCAGGGCCTGCGGCTACAGGGCGACGCATTGCCGACACCGCAGGCCGACGGCATCTCCGAACCGGTCGCGCCGGGCACGATCCAGCTGCCGCCCGACGGCCAGCCGATCATCCTGCTGGCCGATGCCCAGACCGTCGGCGGCTACCCGCGCCTGGGCCATGTCATCGCCGCCGACCTGCCGCGGCTGGCGCAGTGCATTCCGGGACAGACCCTGCACTTCGCTGCCGTCGATGCCACCACCGCCTACCGTCTGGCTTGCGCGGCGCGGGCACGGGTCGCCAGAATCGGGGTGATGATCGACGCGCGCGTGCCCGCGGTCTGACCCCTCCA
Above is a genomic segment from Lysobacter sp. S4-A87 containing:
- a CDS encoding helicase HerA-like domain-containing protein translates to MDPTTGTILIGKAVTTPTSLPDSHGQVYLLPKFGNRHGLVAGATGTGKTVTLMTLAEGFSRLGVPVFLADVKGDVAGLAMAGAGGDKLQARVAEIGIGDYASQASPVVFWDLFGKLGHPVRTTVSEMGPTLLARVLELNDTQSGVLDIVFKLADDRGLLLLDLEDLRALLGLVAAERKDISTSYGLVSAQSIGAIQRSLLRLEQEGGEMFFGEPALELADLMRTQPDGRGVINILASDQLVLKPRLYSSFLLWLLSELFENLPEVGDLDKPKLVFVFDEAHLLFDDAPPALQQRVEQVVRLIRSKGVGVYFCSQFPDDVPDNILGQLGNRVQHALRAFTPRDQKAVKTAAQTFVANPALDVAETISQLGTGEALVSTLQEKGVPMPVEKTLVAPPRCRMGAITEAERAQVRAGSPVGPKYDTRIDRDSAAEVLAQKATAAAEQAKAPPARTREQDDADEGGFSQSVKDAVFGTKRRQGMVETMAKQTARTVGNQIGQQILRGLLGGIFGGKSRR
- the pxpB gene encoding 5-oxoprolinase subunit PxpB; translated protein: MNDSFVCDIEALADDAWLLRFGDRLDPQLNDRVHAIARRLGEHRPHWLRGLVPAFASLGVFFDPAADPARIHEELLALLALDEAPVVGTSAQASRTVEIPVVYGGEFGPDLETAAAELQLTPQQLIARHSGGEYTVAMIGFAPGFPYLAGLDPALALPRLATPRARVAAGSVAIGGAQTGIYPRESPGGWRLLGRTPKVLFDPARATPSLLLPGDRVRFVAIQAGRFADAGQ
- a CDS encoding outer membrane beta-barrel protein is translated as MGKFKILVLALAMAGASTAASAAEGSGVYVRGEVGNSTLYVDGDSAVDTAMNGWLGYSFNSLIGVEAHYGSLGKDSDQGSTIEMNATGIGLRLKHEFAGGGYYIAGRAGMERVESQFTDNSFGVHLTEEDDNPYAGLGMGYNVNQNFALTAYWDTRTVPFFVDDERVDTLTVGGEYRF
- the rimO gene encoding 30S ribosomal protein S12 methylthiotransferase RimO; this encodes MSLANPKVGFVSLGCPKALVDSERILTQLRVEGYDIVQTYDDADVVVVNTCGFIDSAVTESLDAIGEAIAENGKVIVTGCLGKKPEQIREAHPGVLSISGPQDYGSVMSAVHAALPPKHDPFLDLVPDTGIKLTPKHYAYLKISEGCNHRCSFCIIPSMRGDLVSRPVDQVLREAEKLAMGGVKELLVISQDTSAYGVDVKYAQHEWRGKSYQTRMKALCEGLSELGIWTRLHYVYPYPHVDDIIPLMAETGANGMRKLLPYLDIPFQHASPRVLKLMKRPGAVDKTLERIQRWRAIAPDITIRSTFIVGFPGETEAEFEELLDFLDEAQLDRVGAFAYSPVEGASANALPDPVPEEVKAERLARFMERQAEISAAKLEAKVGTTQRCLVDALDGELAIARSMADAPEIDGLVQIQNGFMAGLKPGEFVDVEIMGSDEHDLFGEVAFDD
- a CDS encoding HIT family protein, with protein sequence MNRSGNPGAWQLHAQLAEDTHPVAHFALSELRLMDDANHPWLILIPRVVDAVELVDLDEAQQATLMGEISAASRALQVQFKPQKINVAALGNVVPQLHVHVIARFHDDIAWPRPVWGTASAQAYTPEALVARIQQLQGALPQ
- the greB gene encoding transcription elongation factor GreB, whose product is MSRWRPPAEKSTALITRGGHDRLKSELDELWRIKRPEVVKALAAAAAEGDRSENAEYTYRKKQLGEIDRRVRYLSKRLPSLRIVDTVPTDPEAVFFGARVEVENVASGESQRYRIVGPDETDARAGWISIDSPLARAMLKKRLDDEFEAMLPGGAARFVIVDVGYGDDAG
- a CDS encoding dienelactone hydrolase family protein produces the protein MAHWIDLDTPHGPVRAWRAEPTGPSKGAVIVLQEIFGANAHIRSVAERFAAAGFVALAPSLYDPVAPGAELDYDEAGTQRGAALRNELGFDRAVDIISEAADELHREGLRVGVVGFCWGGSLAFLANTRLGLPAVSYYGARTVPFLDEPLRARMMFHFGENDSSIPAEVIEQHRSKQPGAVVYVYAGAGHAFNRDVDNHVHDPASAELAWRRTLDFLAENLR
- a CDS encoding GNAT family N-acetyltransferase → MTPAEPVVLRQATVADATAISALVCDLTQRWIAADCTPDGAARLLQMLAPGPTATRLGEGYRYVVAQRGQSLVGVAALRLPAHLFHLFVADDAQRQGLARRMWRTVQAWVDGPSPITVNASRHALAVYRKFGFEAIAGEVSEHGIVFTPMEWRPDGEV
- a CDS encoding biotin-dependent carboxyltransferase family protein, producing the protein MRRSRPGLRVLRPGLLTTVQDLGRTDWRHLGVAHAGALDSDAARLGNRLVGNRAGAAVLELTLHGPTLQLEAPMRIALTGAAVSAHFDGEPVPCGRPVLLPAGTLDLGAIRGGARAWLAIAGGIDVPDVLGSRSTDLRGGFGGLDGRALRSGDRLALGDAPAAECTRLQTVRWWIDPGHDEDPRAPIHYLPSTHAWSAPLARRAWKVSASSNRQGLRLQGDALPTPQADGISEPVAPGTIQLPPDGQPIILLADAQTVGGYPRLGHVIAADLPRLAQCIPGQTLHFAAVDATTAYRLACAARARVARIGVMIDARVPAV